From the genome of Thermotoga sp.:
CGACAGGGCCCAGATATCTTGGCCGGATTGATCATCATTTGCTGTTTTTTGGCGTGCTTCAGCGTGATACTGGAGAACTCCCTGAGAAAAGTGGAGCAACACGTTGGGAGGCCGCACAGCCCTAGTCCTCCAAAGAACTTCATTTCGTCCCGTACACCGACCTGCCGTAGCTCTATTCGAGTTTTGAATATCTTGGCAAGATCCCTCACGAGTTCTCTGAAATCAACTCGTCCTTCAGCGCTGAAGAAGAAGATGAGTCTTGACCTGTCGAAAGTGTATCTGGCGTGAAGAAGCTTCATCGGAAGTCCGTGTTCTTTGATCTTCTGTTTACAGATCTGGAAGGCTTTCCATGCATCCTCCACGTTCTTCTTGTACTGTTCAATGTCTTCCTCCGCCAGCTTTTTGATCACAGCCTTCAGTTCGTAACCAACCTCGTCTATGCTCACCTCACGAACGGGGATGAGAACTCTTCCAACTTCAAGACCGAAGTCTCCCATCACCAGGACCAGATCTCCTTTTTTGTAGTCATCTCCGTTGGGAACGGAGTAGTATATTATCTTGCCCTTTGGGATTATCTCCACACCCACTGCCCTTGCCTTCAGCTCCAAGCGTGAACACCTCTCTTTCTCTTTCTGTGGACGATCAGAACGTTCATCAAGGTGATCTTAGTGTTCAGGTTCGCCATCCTCACCCTGAGAATGGAATCGAGGAAAGATACACTCTTTTGATCGCCTGTTTCCTCCCAGACATTCTCGTGAAGGACGATTCTCACCAGTTTCTGAATTAGAAGGAACGCATCCTTTCCAGTGATGGTATCCACCACCCGATCGAAGAGAGCAAAGAACTCCTTTGGTTCCGCTTTGGAAAACCTCTCCAGAAGCTCTCTACACGCGAGATAGCCTTCCAGCCCTTTCGACATCACCCTCTTCAAAAGCTGATCCGATCCCAGAGATTTCATGTTCTCCAGAAGGGACAGGATCTTCTCCTGACCAATTCTGTATGATTCCAGAGCCATCGAAAAGTCTTTCCTAAGAAGCGGAAGCCTTTCCCACAAATTCCCAATCCTCTCTTCCACCGCTTCCCAGAATCTTTTTGGTACTCTCACACTTACTCTGAACACTCTGCTCCTTATCGTGGGAAGCAAGTAGTGCCAGTGCCTGGTATTCAACACAATCACGGCATACTCGGGAGGTTCTTCCAGTGTCTTCAAGAAGGCGTTTGCAGCCTGCTGGGTCATTCTCTCGCAATCGTGAACAATCACATACTTTCTGATGTAAAGTTCCGGGCTGTAATTCAAAAAGTCCTTTATCGTTCGAACATCGTCTATTCCGATATTTTCTCCCCTCGGGTCGATTTCCAGCACATCCGATGCCTTCGGTGGGAACTTCTCCACATACTCGGGCAACGCAAGGGAGATTTCTCTCTGATAAGAAAGATCCTCTCCATCTATGAGAAGGGAAGCACCTTCTGACCTTTCCACTATTCTCTTCAAAAGTTCCAGCTGATCCTTCGCGTACTCCACGATCAAACCATCCATTTTCTCACCTCGCCATTCAATTATAAATGATAAAATCGAAACTGAGGTGAAAGAATGATTCTGAAATTCCTGAACGAGATTCTCCCCTGGGTCAAAAAACCGAGTAGGTACATAGGGAAAGAGATGAACAGCATCGTGAAAGATCCGAAAGGAGTCTCACTTCGGATCGCTCTTGTGTTCCCTGATACCTACGAGATAGGTACATCGAATTACGGCCTCGAGATACTGTACCACATCCTGAACAGCCAGCCTGACGTTTGGGCAGAGAGAAGCTATCTTCCGTGGGTTGACATGATAGAGAAGATGAAAGAGAAAGATATTCCACTCTACACCATGGAGTCCTACACACCGCTCTATCAGATGAACGCCATCGGGATTTCTCTGGAGTACGAGCTTTCCTACACCAACGTTGCTGAAGTGCTGAAACTTTCGAAGATCCCCCTATTTTTCTGGGAAAGAAAGAAAGACCCCATCGTTCTGGGTGGAGGGCCCTGTTCCTCTAACCCGGAGCCTGTCTACGGTTTCTTCGATGCGATTCTCGTGGGTGACGGTGAAGAGGCCATCCTCGAAATAGCGAAGGTGTTGAAGGAGACAAAGGGAGAAAACAGAGAAACCATCTGGAAAGAGCTTGCAAAGATCGAAGGGGTGTACGTTCCTGCTTTTTACGAGCAACGAGGAAAAAAGATAGTTCCCATATCGAACGAGTTTCCAGGATCGATAAAAAGAAGAATTGTGAAAGACCTGAACGCTCAGCCGGTTCCTGTGAGAAAGATCCTTCCAAACGTGGAGTCTGTTCACGACAGGGCGGTTATAGAAGTTGCCCGCGGGTGCACGAGAGGATGCAGGTTCTGTCATGCCAGCATTTTCTACAGACCGGTCCGGGAAAGATCCCTTGAGAACATCCTGAAAAACTCCGAAGAAATGCTGAGAAACACCGGATACGAGGAGATCTCACTTCTTTCGCTTTCAACAATGGACCACTCGCAAATTGAGGAGGTCGTAGAAGAACTTCTGAATAGATTTTCCAAAAAAAAGATCGCCATTTCTATTCCATCGACGAGGATGGACAGGTTCGGCGTAGAGATCGCCTCCAAGATCGCTTCGGTAAGAAAAACAGGGCTCACGTTCGCACCCGAAGCTGCCACACAGCGTCTGAGAAACATTATAAACAAGAACATAGAAGAACAGGATATTTTCTCAACGCTCGAGGCTGCCAAAAAGTCAGGATGGAGACGGGTGAAACTCTACTTCATGGTCGGTCTTCCCGGTGAAACGGAAGAGGATCTGAAAGAACTGGTCAACCTTCTGAGGAGGATCAAAAAGATTGGATTCAAAGAAGTTTCCGCATCCGTGGCTGTCTTTGTTCCAAAACCACACACACCGTTTCAATTTGCCCGGCAAATCACCCCAGAAGAGGCAGATGAAAGATTCAAAATCCTCACCCGGGCAAAAAAGTCCGCAAAGATCTCATACCACGATGCGAGGATGAGCCTTCTGGAGGGAATTTTTTCAAGGGGCGACAGAAAACTCTTGGACCTCATAGTGAAGGCTAACGAGCTCGGTGCACTGTTCGACGAGTGGAGCGAGATGTTTGATTTCAACGTGTGGGAAAGAGCTTTCGAGCGGACAGGGATAGATCCTGCGGAGTACCTGAGAGAGAGAGCTTTGGAAGAGGAACTGCCCTGGGATCACATAGATATGGGTGTCACAAAAGAGTTTTTGAGAAAAGAATACCAGAGAGCGCTCAGAGGGGAGGTCACAGAGGATTGCAGATGGAAAGAATGCTATCTCTGTGGAGTTTGTCCCAGATTCAAAGTGCGAAATATTCTCTTCGGAGGTGATGATGAATGATCCTATTCGGAACAGGTGGAATCCGGGGCGTGATGAGAAAAGGAGAGTTCGACGAGGACACGGTGAGGAGAGCTTCGTTGAGTACTGCCCTTTGGATGAAACAGAGAAACCTGAAGAGTGTGGTGATCGCCTACGACACAAGGAGAAATTCCAGAGAGTTCGCAGAGCTCGCGGGAAGGATCTTCGCAGGCGAAGGAATTGAAGCCTACGTGTTTCCAGAACCAACACCAACTCCCGTTCTCTCTTACGCAGTGAGGAAAATGAGGGCTGGTGCGGGAATCGTCATCACCGCAAGCCACAATCCTCCAGAATACAACGGATACAAAGTTTACTCCTGGGATGGGGTCCAGGCGATTCCAAAGTACACAGACGAGATCACCGAGATATACAAAAAGGTAGACATCACCAAGGCGAAAGAGGGGGAGATCAAAACCGTACCTTCTGAAGTGAAGGAGAGCTACATAGAGAAAGTGGTTGAGATAGTCTCGAACTTTCCGAGAAGAACGGATCTCGACATTGCTTACTCTCCTCTTCATGGAACGGGAGCAAACTACGTACCCGAGGTCCTGAGAAGACTCGGCTTCAAAGTCAGGCTCGTGGAGGAACAAATGAA
Proteins encoded in this window:
- a CDS encoding stage 0 sporulation family protein; protein product: MELKARAVGVEIIPKGKIIYYSVPNGDDYKKGDLVLVMGDFGLEVGRVLIPVREVSIDEVGYELKAVIKKLAEEDIEQYKKNVEDAWKAFQICKQKIKEHGLPMKLLHARYTFDRSRLIFFFSAEGRVDFRELVRDLAKIFKTRIELRQVGVRDEMKFFGGLGLCGLPTCCSTFLREFSSITLKHAKKQQMMINPAKISGPCRRLLCCLIYEYDFYEKELKGIPDEGSTITYEGKRYKVVNVNVFLKTVTLFSDQEGEMIKVPFDHFKKEE
- a CDS encoding TIGR03960 family B12-binding radical SAM protein, coding for MILKFLNEILPWVKKPSRYIGKEMNSIVKDPKGVSLRIALVFPDTYEIGTSNYGLEILYHILNSQPDVWAERSYLPWVDMIEKMKEKDIPLYTMESYTPLYQMNAIGISLEYELSYTNVAEVLKLSKIPLFFWERKKDPIVLGGGPCSSNPEPVYGFFDAILVGDGEEAILEIAKVLKETKGENRETIWKELAKIEGVYVPAFYEQRGKKIVPISNEFPGSIKRRIVKDLNAQPVPVRKILPNVESVHDRAVIEVARGCTRGCRFCHASIFYRPVRERSLENILKNSEEMLRNTGYEEISLLSLSTMDHSQIEEVVEELLNRFSKKKIAISIPSTRMDRFGVEIASKIASVRKTGLTFAPEAATQRLRNIINKNIEEQDIFSTLEAAKKSGWRRVKLYFMVGLPGETEEDLKELVNLLRRIKKIGFKEVSASVAVFVPKPHTPFQFARQITPEEADERFKILTRAKKSAKISYHDARMSLLEGIFSRGDRKLLDLIVKANELGALFDEWSEMFDFNVWERAFERTGIDPAEYLRERALEEELPWDHIDMGVTKEFLRKEYQRALRGEVTEDCRWKECYLCGVCPRFKVRNILFGGDDE